A portion of the Clostridiales bacterium genome contains these proteins:
- a CDS encoding ferritin-like domain-containing protein has product MYCRMADMVKCPPELINMIKDAMKDELHDHMKYKMMMEMTDDSEVKRQINFASEDEAKHYKMFKQLLFALTGRVIDVPKPQVEHYDNLLDAIKTSIDGELEAVELYRKIKAQLPTMAMRDMLYEIITDEQEHATRFVYLYAKEK; this is encoded by the coding sequence ATGTATTGTAGAATGGCCGATATGGTCAAATGCCCGCCGGAGCTTATAAATATGATTAAGGATGCTATGAAGGATGAACTTCATGATCATATGAAATATAAGATGATGATGGAAATGACCGATGACAGTGAAGTTAAAAGGCAGATCAATTTTGCATCCGAAGACGAAGCAAAGCACTACAAGATGTTCAAGCAGCTACTGTTTGCACTTACCGGAAGGGTGATAGATGTTCCAAAACCCCAGGTTGAGCATTACGACAACCTTCTGGATGCCATTAAAACAAGCATAGACGGTGAACTGGAAGCCGTCGAATTATACAGAAAAATAAAGGCACAGCTTCCTACAATGGCTATGAGGGATATGCTTTATGAAATAATTACAGACGAGCAGGAACATGCCACAAGGTTCGTTTATCTCTATGCCAAGGAAAAATAA
- a CDS encoding DeoR/GlpR family DNA-binding transcription regulator: MLAANRHEEILKMIKNNRYVKVSELSKIFDVSEETVRRDLDKLQSSGLLRKLHGGAAPVDAPKVENVKPIIERIEQNLSEKRVIANLAYEMIENKDTIILDSGSTTFQLAKILDKKVLTVITNDINIAYTLSTKQNIRLIITGGTLTQKSFAMVGPECEKYLKNLNVKKLFLATSGIKPDQGLTASNSLDAAVKRAMIEASEKVICLADSSKFGKAALITFALFSDIDTLITDHITDDSYIDYLKDKGVELITPQGKI; encoded by the coding sequence ATGTTAGCTGCAAACAGGCATGAAGAAATACTAAAAATGATAAAAAACAACCGTTATGTAAAAGTATCCGAACTAAGCAAGATATTCGATGTTTCGGAAGAGACGGTAAGGCGTGACCTCGATAAGCTGCAGAGCAGCGGGCTTTTGAGAAAACTCCACGGAGGCGCTGCCCCCGTTGATGCTCCAAAAGTAGAAAATGTAAAACCCATAATCGAAAGAATCGAGCAAAATCTCAGTGAAAAGAGAGTCATTGCAAACCTTGCATATGAGATGATAGAAAATAAAGATACGATAATACTCGATTCGGGTTCTACGACGTTCCAGCTGGCAAAAATACTTGATAAAAAAGTGCTGACGGTTATAACTAACGATATAAATATAGCATATACCCTCTCAACGAAGCAAAATATCCGTCTCATTATAACAGGTGGAACCTTGACGCAAAAATCCTTCGCAATGGTGGGTCCCGAATGCGAAAAATACTTAAAAAATCTAAACGTTAAAAAGCTTTTTTTAGCCACAAGCGGGATAAAACCCGATCAAGGCCTTACGGCTTCAAACAGTCTGGATGCAGCTGTAAAAAGAGCGATGATAGAGGCTTCTGAGAAAGTCATATGTCTTGCCGATAGTTCTAAATTCGGAAAAGCAGCCTTGATTACTTTTGCTCTTTTTAGCGATATAGATACACTTATAACTGATCATATAACCGACGATTCCTATATCGATTATTTAAAAGATAAAGGGGTAGAGCTTATTACTCCCCAGGGGAAAATATAA
- a CDS encoding polysaccharide biosynthesis protein, with protein sequence MEKTKSPTKGFAILSAAGIINKILSVAYLPLLIQIIGSLGYGIYSAGYKIYAFIYILTNSGFPIGISKLQAELIAHENYRDARRSFRIIRFVMTLYGLFMAVLTALLARQLTGAIHSERAYLVILALSPTMLFTAVSSTYRGYFNGNSNMKPTAVSQIIEQFLNVVFSLTFAVIFMPYGVEWGCAGATVGTTLGALSSALYLKHTYNRSAHMLHRKTSEDIGRLSYSAIIKKFLFYAVPIAINSVVVFGGDLVDLANTQSRLLASGFSAKDAYIKYGLLNKYSSLLNVPLAITSALYIAVMPSFSAALALNDTKRLKYNINEAFRISLSISIPAATGLTILSKPIFLMLFSRYSDGWYLMAYGAVVVILFSIVQIQAGILQSVNKTQLSTFSMLIGIFIKIFINYYLISIPSLNVMGAVIGTIVCFIIVIYLNRIFIKKHLPVKVSFKRYMGRPAISSAVMALTAGITYKLFYMILGFIKSPYLINAISTILAVIIGISSYVIVMIKVGGLSLDDLNTLPHSRSIKKFIPPFILSMVKDQK encoded by the coding sequence ATGGAAAAAACAAAATCACCGACAAAAGGTTTTGCAATTTTGAGTGCGGCTGGTATTATAAATAAAATATTGTCCGTCGCATATTTGCCTTTGCTTATACAGATTATCGGCAGTCTTGGATATGGCATATACAGCGCCGGATATAAAATATATGCTTTCATATACATATTGACAAACTCGGGTTTCCCCATAGGCATTTCCAAACTTCAGGCCGAGCTTATAGCTCATGAAAATTACAGGGATGCAAGGAGAAGTTTCAGGATTATCAGGTTTGTGATGACCTTATACGGCCTTTTCATGGCTGTACTTACGGCCCTGCTTGCAAGGCAGTTGACAGGTGCAATACACTCGGAGAGGGCATACCTTGTAATACTTGCGCTTTCACCTACAATGCTGTTTACAGCCGTTTCAAGCACATACAGGGGGTATTTCAACGGGAATTCCAATATGAAGCCCACCGCGGTTTCACAGATAATCGAGCAGTTTTTGAATGTAGTATTTTCTCTAACTTTCGCTGTGATTTTTATGCCTTACGGAGTCGAGTGGGGATGTGCAGGCGCGACAGTTGGCACGACGCTTGGAGCTCTCTCAAGCGCTCTGTATTTAAAGCACACATATAACAGAAGCGCCCATATGCTGCACAGGAAGACATCCGAGGATATCGGGAGGCTTTCATATAGTGCGATCATAAAAAAGTTCTTATTTTATGCGGTTCCGATTGCAATTAATTCGGTAGTCGTTTTCGGAGGGGATCTTGTAGATCTAGCAAATACGCAATCCAGGCTGCTGGCATCCGGATTTTCGGCAAAAGATGCATATATTAAATACGGCCTATTGAACAAGTATTCTTCCCTTTTAAACGTACCCCTTGCGATAACGTCGGCGCTTTACATCGCCGTTATGCCTTCGTTCAGCGCCGCGCTTGCCCTTAACGATACCAAGCGGCTTAAATATAACATAAACGAAGCTTTCAGGATCTCGCTCTCGATATCTATACCGGCCGCGACGGGCCTTACTATACTTAGCAAGCCGATATTTTTGATGCTGTTTTCGAGATATTCGGACGGATGGTATCTTATGGCTTACGGAGCCGTTGTGGTTATATTGTTTTCTATTGTGCAAATACAGGCCGGCATACTCCAATCGGTTAACAAAACCCAGCTTTCTACATTTTCGATGCTCATAGGAATATTTATAAAGATTTTTATCAACTACTATCTCATTTCGATACCTTCTTTAAATGTAATGGGCGCGGTGATTGGAACTATCGTCTGCTTTATAATAGTGATATATCTTAACAGGATATTTATAAAAAAGCATCTTCCTGTAAAGGTTTCATTTAAAAGGTATATGGGAAGGCCTGCCATATCATCGGCTGTCATGGCCTTAACTGCAGGCATAACATATAAATTGTTTTACATGATTCTTGGGTTTATCAAAAGTCCGTACCTGATAAATGCCATATCTACGATTTTAGCTGTCATCATAGGGATTTCATCCTATGTGATTGTAATGATCAAGGTTGGGGGGTTATCTTTAGATGACCTTAACACGCTGCCGCACAGCAGAAGCATTAAAAAATTCATACCTCCCTTTATATTATCCATGGTAAAAGATCAAAAGTAA
- a CDS encoding ECF transporter S component gives MEKSNHIIKSIVYTALSIAMVTILTVVIRIPSVRGGYVNFGDIMIFVTAVMLGKRTGFLAGSFGSALADLLSGYPEYAIATFIIKGIEGLLCGTIAGRRENTPVSRLSVAAAFSALWMVAGYFLFEYTIGGYLFANKGFGITMAIADLPGNLVQGAVCAVVAVPFILAIKKTGIKLN, from the coding sequence ATGGAAAAAAGCAATCATATTATAAAATCTATAGTATATACGGCGCTTTCAATCGCAATGGTAACTATTTTAACAGTGGTAATACGAATTCCCTCAGTACGCGGAGGATATGTAAATTTCGGAGACATAATGATATTTGTAACAGCAGTTATGCTGGGAAAAAGAACTGGGTTCCTTGCCGGGAGCTTTGGCTCCGCCCTTGCGGACCTATTGAGCGGTTATCCTGAGTACGCTATCGCCACATTTATAATAAAGGGCATCGAAGGCTTATTATGCGGGACTATTGCAGGCAGAAGAGAAAACACACCTGTGTCCAGGCTGTCTGTCGCTGCAGCTTTTTCTGCCTTGTGGATGGTTGCAGGATACTTTTTATTTGAATATACAATAGGAGGCTATTTGTTCGCCAACAAAGGCTTCGGCATAACGATGGCAATTGCAGACCTTCCCGGCAATCTGGTACAGGGCGCCGTCTGTGCGGTGGTCGCGGTTCCTTTTATACTGGCAATAAAAAAGACGGGGATAAAGTTGAATTAA